The Deltaproteobacteria bacterium genomic sequence TGGCTTGACGCGGAGGGAGGGCCACGTTGCGGCTCGCCTCATCGGCGGAGCCAGCGTCGCCGCCATCGCAGCGGAAGTTGGTGTCAGCGCAAACACGGTGCGGACGCATCTGAAGCGCATATTCGGCAAGACAGGTGCGAGCTCGCAGAGCGCCTTGATGCGCATCGTCCTCAGCGGCCTGCCTGCGCTCCACCTGGGCAATGGTCGGCATGGCGGCGGCAAGTTCGGTAGCGTCGCCAATCGTTTCCGCCGGGGACAAGCTGTGCCGCGATGACGCAGTCTTCTTTTGTCGTCGTCACCATATGGGGGACGCAATGGTTCAGGCGGATTGGTTATCAGCGATGCAAACCGTCCCACATCGCGAGATTTCAGCAATCGTCACGTCCCTGAGGCAGGCATGGGGGAGGCAATGGTGCGAAGACCAGCGTGGGTGTTTGTGATCGTGGTGTTCAGCGTGGTCTTCGATGGGTCGTTCATCCACGCCCCTTATGCGGTGGCTGCGCCAGGGACGAGCGGAGAGTCCATCGAGTGGATCGGCGGGGACGTCGGCGTTCCGAAATCGGTCTATGAGCGGTGGCGTTCGGCGGGCAGGGCCGCCATAGGTCCAGCGGCCAAGTGGCCTGCTGGAATCGTACCGTACGCGTTCGATGAGGTGTCTGACCGTGCCCTCACGACCCAAGAACGCAGCCGCGTCGTTACGGCAATGGGCGAGTTGGCCAGCGTCGCGAATATCCGTTTTTTTCCTTCGTCGCCTGGCGCAGGCAGCTTGACGATTCGGCGCGTCGTTGCCGCTGACCATTTCGATGGTGGTGGGTTCTACTTCTCGGCGTGTGGTGTCGGGTATTGCGCTGGCGGAGGTGAGCTCGCGCTCGCGGCCAATACTGGAAGCGGCGTCGTCAAGCATGAGCTGCTGCATGCACTCGGATTTTGGCATGAGCAGGAGCGCTCAGATCGGGAGTCGTATGTGCACGTAGAGGCGGCCAACATCCGTCCGGGGATGGAATCGCAATTCGACACCCAAGCGAATACTGCAACAGGGCCCTACGATCTCAGCTCCATCATGCACTACGGCGCGTGCGCTTGGAGCAGGTGCGGCGCCAATTGCTCATCGTCGAATCCCGCTTGTCGCACGATCACTGTGCTTGATCCGACCAAGCAATCGCGGATCGGCCAGCTCTGGACATTGAGTGAGCTCGATTCCCAGGGGCTGAATCGCTTGTATCCTCGGAACCCCGAGCTCTACGCGGTCGACGTCCAGGTTGACGGGAGGATTGTCGTCGTCGGGCAGGAGCTCAGCGGCGACGCCACGGTTGCTACGGTGCAGCGCCTCGACCGCTACGGCAATCTCGACTCGACCTTCGGGCCCAATAGGCGCGGCTTCGTGCGGATGGCGTTCAACGGCCTCACCGACAATCGCGTGCGGGCCGTGGGCATCCAGTCCGACGGGAAGATCGTCGTCGCGGGGGACGTCAACAACGGCTCCACGCCCGTGGCGTTGGTCGCGCGCCTGGATGCCTTTGGAAATCTCGATCCGACGTTCGGCCCTGGCGGGAGAGGCTTCGTCACCGCGGCGTTCGGTGGCACGCCCGACAATCATCTGAACGACGTCTTCATCCAGGCCGATCAGAAGATCGTGGTCGTTGGCCATGTGAAAGGTGGCCCGGA encodes the following:
- a CDS encoding helix-turn-helix transcriptional regulator, which gives rise to MRDDARGKFVLLVVDSHAISGGPPSEFVLLIQDVESSPAISEDALRALYGLTRREGHVAARLIGGASVAAIAAEVGVSANTVRTHLKRIFGKTGASSQSALMRIVLSGLPALHLGNGRHGGGKFGSVANRFRRGQAVPR